In Streptomyces nojiriensis, one genomic interval encodes:
- a CDS encoding GH1 family beta-glucosidase has translation MTQLPTNTHTHTHTHTHTEADTDTGGRELRFPDGFLWGTATAAFQIEGAASLRGPSIWDTFCRTPGKVHGGDTGDVAVDHHRLWREDVRLMASLGLGAYRFSVSWPRVLAGGIGFYDALVDELLSYGIRPCVTLYHWDLPQELESAGGWPERETAYAFARYAEQVTAALADRVELWTTLNEPWCSAFLGYASGVHAPGRTSPADSLRAAHHLNLAHGLAAAALPARARAGIALNPSAVRPLTGSAADLDAARRIDALANRVFTGPLLHGAYPQDLLADTAAVTDWSFVRHGDEALIHQPLDYLGVNYYTPAVVSAAPDGNGPRADGHGAAAHSPWPAAESVAFHQPPGERTDMGWSIDPTGLYDLLMRFTREAPGLPLLVTENGAAYAPDLHDPQRIDYLEAHLASVHRALADGAPVEGYFLWSLMDNFEWSYGYSKRFGIVQVDYETQARTPRSSAHWYARLARKGSFHTYGDEAF, from the coding sequence ATGACCCAACTCCCGACCAACACGCACACGCACACGCACACGCACACGCACACGGAAGCGGACACGGACACCGGCGGGCGGGAACTGCGGTTCCCCGACGGGTTCCTGTGGGGAACGGCCACGGCGGCCTTCCAGATCGAGGGGGCCGCGAGCCTGCGCGGACCGTCCATCTGGGACACCTTCTGCCGTACGCCGGGCAAGGTGCACGGCGGTGACACGGGCGACGTGGCCGTCGACCACCACCGGCTGTGGCGGGAGGACGTGCGGCTGATGGCCTCGCTCGGGCTCGGCGCCTACCGGTTCTCGGTGTCCTGGCCGCGGGTCCTCGCCGGCGGGATCGGCTTCTACGACGCGCTGGTCGACGAGCTGCTCTCGTACGGGATCCGGCCCTGCGTCACCCTCTACCACTGGGACCTGCCGCAGGAGCTGGAGAGTGCCGGCGGCTGGCCCGAGCGGGAGACGGCCTACGCCTTCGCCCGGTACGCCGAGCAGGTCACGGCGGCGCTCGCCGACCGGGTGGAGCTCTGGACCACCCTCAACGAGCCCTGGTGCAGCGCCTTCCTCGGCTATGCCTCGGGGGTCCACGCCCCCGGCCGCACCTCCCCCGCCGACTCGCTGCGCGCCGCCCACCACCTCAACCTCGCCCACGGACTGGCCGCCGCGGCCCTGCCGGCCCGGGCCAGGGCCGGTATCGCGCTCAACCCCAGCGCGGTACGGCCGCTGACCGGCTCGGCGGCCGACCTGGACGCGGCCCGCCGGATCGACGCCCTGGCCAACCGGGTCTTCACCGGCCCGCTGCTGCACGGGGCCTACCCGCAGGACCTGCTCGCGGACACGGCCGCGGTGACCGACTGGTCCTTCGTCCGCCACGGCGACGAGGCGCTGATCCACCAGCCGCTGGACTACCTCGGGGTGAACTACTACACCCCGGCGGTGGTCTCGGCCGCCCCCGACGGGAACGGCCCGCGCGCCGACGGGCACGGGGCGGCGGCGCACTCCCCCTGGCCCGCCGCGGAGTCGGTCGCCTTCCACCAACCCCCGGGCGAGCGGACCGACATGGGCTGGTCGATCGACCCCACCGGCCTGTACGACCTGCTGATGCGCTTCACCCGCGAGGCGCCCGGGCTGCCGCTGCTGGTCACCGAGAACGGCGCGGCGTACGCCCCGGACCTGCACGACCCGCAGCGCATCGACTACCTGGAGGCCCACCTCGCGTCCGTCCACCGCGCCCTGGCGGACGGCGCCCCCGTGGAGGGCTACTTCCTCTGGTCGCTGATGGACAACTTCGAGTGGTCCTACGGATACAGCAAGCGCTTCGGCATCGTGCAGGTCGACTACGAGACCCAGGCCCGCACCCCCCGCTCCAGCGCCCACTGGTACGCCCGCCTGGCCCGGAAGGGCAGCTTCCACACCTACGGGGACGAGGCGTTCTAG